From the Bacteroidales bacterium genome, one window contains:
- a CDS encoding protein-L-isoaspartate(D-aspartate) O-methyltransferase: protein MEQADSFRHKGLRKKLIESIRSKGIMNEEVLEALNRVPRHLFMDSSFVNFSYTDKAFPIASGQTISQPYTVAFQTELLDVKKHMKVLEVGTGSGYQTAVLLELGARVYTIERQRQLFLEAQKTLGPLHYKPIYFFGDGYEGLPAYQPYDRILITAAAPEIPELLLKQLAVGGILVVPEGDRFGQKMIRVVRETTDHYQRSEHGHFSFVPLLRGKNQ from the coding sequence ATGGAACAGGCAGACAGTTTTAGACATAAAGGTTTAAGAAAGAAACTCATAGAGTCGATCAGATCCAAAGGGATCATGAATGAAGAGGTACTTGAAGCCTTAAACAGGGTTCCCCGCCATCTTTTTATGGATAGTAGTTTCGTTAACTTTTCCTACACAGATAAAGCCTTCCCCATTGCATCCGGACAAACCATTTCCCAACCCTATACTGTGGCATTTCAAACCGAACTTCTGGATGTGAAAAAGCATATGAAAGTCCTGGAAGTTGGTACCGGATCAGGATATCAGACTGCCGTCCTGCTTGAACTTGGGGCAAGGGTCTACACCATTGAAAGACAGCGGCAACTTTTCCTGGAAGCTCAGAAAACACTGGGCCCGCTTCACTATAAACCCATTTACTTTTTCGGGGACGGTTATGAAGGATTACCGGCCTACCAGCCTTATGACAGGATCCTGATTACCGCAGCGGCCCCGGAAATTCCTGAACTTCTTCTTAAGCAGCTGGCTGTGGGCGGAATACTTGTTGTTCCGGAAGGCGACCGATTCGGTCAGAAAATGATCCGTGTGGTTCGGGAAACTACAGATCATTATCAGCGTAGTGAGCATGGTCACTTCTCTTTTGTCCCCCTGCTCAGGGGTAAAAATCAATAA
- a CDS encoding MBL fold metallo-hydrolase, producing the protein MLRIESLVFNAFQVNTYLIIHDNGECLVIDPSFYSPEEVRNFDQFIIKQKLQVIGQLNTHCHVDHVLGLQHMQTAYKCPLRAHPEEANLLINAPLMGDMFGLQVEALSGIESPILNDESITIGDTFLKAIHVPGHSPGSLSFYSPEGGFVVTGDALFQGSIGRTDLPGGDYDTLIRSIRNNLLSLPGETTVYPGHGAPTSIGEEAINNPFLSMA; encoded by the coding sequence ATGCTTCGTATAGAGTCACTTGTGTTTAACGCTTTCCAGGTAAATACCTATCTGATTATACACGATAACGGGGAGTGCCTGGTCATCGATCCGTCTTTCTACTCCCCGGAAGAAGTCAGGAACTTTGACCAGTTTATTATCAAACAGAAATTGCAGGTAATCGGACAGCTCAATACTCATTGTCATGTGGATCATGTTCTGGGGTTGCAGCATATGCAGACTGCCTATAAGTGTCCCCTGCGCGCTCACCCGGAAGAAGCCAATTTGCTGATCAACGCACCCCTTATGGGAGATATGTTCGGCCTTCAGGTGGAAGCACTCTCGGGCATCGAATCACCCATCCTGAATGATGAATCGATTACAATCGGTGATACCTTTTTAAAAGCCATTCATGTTCCCGGACACTCACCGGGCAGTCTCTCCTTTTACTCTCCGGAAGGAGGGTTTGTGGTCACGGGCGATGCTCTGTTTCAAGGCAGTATCGGACGTACCGACCTGCCGGGCGGCGATTACGATACGCTGATCAGGTCCATCCGGAACAACTTATTAAGCCTTCCAGGGGAAACAACTGTTTATCCGGGACACGGAGCTCCGACTAGCATAGGAGAGGAAGCAATAAACAACCCCTTCCTGTCCATGGCTTAA
- the gcvP gene encoding aminomethyl-transferring glycine dehydrogenase, protein MKSDLFSQRHLGSRQPEIEEMLESIGVKSMDELIRLTIPDSILKNESMNLPPAEDEHSYLERLKEMAGKNLMFRTYMGLGYYNTILPPVIQRNILENPNWYTSYTPYQAEISQGRLEALLNFQTMVMELTGMEMANASLLDEATAAAEAMIMLFNARSRTAAKEGRNKFFIDQNIFPQTKAVLSTRSEPLGIELVFGTYRETKFEGAFFGALVQYPAANGEIRDYAGFTRLAHEKEVPVTVAADLMSLVLLTPPGEWDADVVVGSTQRFGIHMFFGGPHAAFFACRENFKRYMPGRIIGISLDVNEKPALRMALQTREQHIKRERATSNICTAQALLASMAGMYAAYHGPEGLKRIASNIHTGAAYLSAQLKNLGYKLAHENYFDTLSVELPSSLKADDFRKIAEERKINFYYPDPNTVQLSTDETTREERLNEILEVFSVAVKRGIQFRENLEPVIAFAPEFKRKSEILPQSAFHAYRSETEMMRYIRMLEQKDISLTQSMISLGSCTMKLNAASQLMSVSWPEFATLHPFIPINQTEGYHQLINELEQALAEITGFETISFQPNSGAAGEYTGLMVIQAYHRDRGDHGRNVVLIPASAHGTNPASAVMAGLDVKVVNCDNRGNIDTDHLKELAEENKEVLSAIMITYPSTHGVFEDNIREIIGFVHDCGGQVYMDGANMNAQVGLTHPALIGADVCHLNLHKTFAIPHGGGGPGVGPIGVANHLVEFLPTHPLVETGGVKGISSVAASPYGSAGILAISHAYIRMLGAEGLTESTRLAILNANYVAHSLKDYYDILYTGTSGKVAHEMILDCRKFKTLADITEAHIAKRLMDYGFHAPTLSFPVNGTLMMEPTESESKAELDRFIQAMIDIYKDIMEIAEGKVKAEDSVLRNAPHTAAILLSDNWNRSYSREKAAFPLPWVSKNKFWPAVSRVNDGYGDRNLVCSCDPIDAYR, encoded by the coding sequence ATGAAATCTGATCTGTTTAGTCAGCGCCACCTGGGTTCCCGGCAGCCGGAAATTGAAGAAATGCTGGAATCCATTGGAGTGAAATCCATGGATGAACTTATCCGCCTTACTATCCCGGATTCCATTCTGAAAAATGAATCCATGAACCTGCCCCCGGCAGAAGACGAACATAGTTATCTCGAAAGGTTAAAAGAGATGGCCGGCAAGAATCTGATGTTCCGTACTTATATGGGACTTGGCTATTATAATACCATTCTTCCTCCGGTTATCCAGCGCAATATCCTGGAGAATCCAAACTGGTACACCTCCTACACTCCGTACCAAGCAGAAATTTCCCAGGGCAGGCTTGAAGCTCTTTTGAATTTTCAAACCATGGTAATGGAGCTGACCGGAATGGAGATGGCAAATGCCTCGCTGCTGGATGAGGCGACGGCTGCTGCAGAAGCCATGATCATGCTTTTCAATGCACGCTCCAGGACCGCAGCCAAAGAAGGCAGAAACAAGTTCTTCATTGATCAGAATATATTTCCACAAACCAAAGCGGTTTTGTCGACCAGGTCCGAACCTCTGGGCATTGAACTGGTTTTCGGAACCTACCGGGAAACGAAGTTCGAAGGAGCTTTCTTCGGCGCTTTGGTTCAGTATCCGGCTGCCAATGGCGAAATCAGGGACTATGCCGGGTTTACCCGGCTGGCTCATGAAAAGGAAGTTCCAGTGACTGTGGCAGCAGACCTCATGAGCCTTGTGCTGCTTACCCCGCCGGGGGAATGGGATGCTGATGTGGTGGTAGGATCCACGCAGCGCTTTGGGATCCACATGTTCTTTGGTGGGCCCCATGCAGCATTTTTTGCATGCCGGGAAAATTTCAAAAGATATATGCCTGGCCGTATTATCGGGATCTCCCTGGATGTAAATGAGAAACCTGCTCTCCGCATGGCGCTCCAAACCAGGGAGCAGCACATCAAACGTGAAAGAGCCACTTCCAATATCTGTACAGCTCAGGCACTACTGGCCAGCATGGCCGGGATGTATGCGGCCTATCACGGACCGGAAGGCCTGAAACGGATCGCTTCCAATATTCATACCGGGGCCGCCTATCTGTCTGCCCAACTCAAAAATCTGGGTTATAAACTGGCACACGAAAACTACTTTGATACCCTGAGTGTGGAGCTTCCCTCCAGCCTGAAAGCTGATGATTTCAGGAAGATCGCGGAAGAGAGGAAGATCAATTTCTACTATCCTGATCCGAATACGGTACAGCTCTCCACCGATGAAACCACCCGCGAAGAACGTCTCAACGAGATCCTGGAGGTCTTTTCCGTAGCTGTAAAAAGAGGAATTCAATTCCGGGAAAACCTGGAGCCGGTCATTGCCTTCGCACCCGAATTCAAAAGAAAGTCGGAGATTCTTCCACAATCTGCCTTCCACGCCTATCGTTCCGAAACAGAGATGATGCGCTATATCAGGATGCTGGAACAAAAGGACATTTCCCTGACGCAGTCCATGATTTCACTGGGATCCTGTACCATGAAACTAAATGCAGCATCCCAACTGATGTCCGTAAGCTGGCCCGAGTTTGCTACGCTTCACCCCTTTATTCCAATAAATCAGACAGAGGGATATCACCAGCTGATCAATGAACTGGAACAGGCTCTGGCAGAGATCACCGGCTTCGAAACCATCTCCTTCCAGCCCAACTCAGGGGCTGCCGGAGAATATACGGGGCTGATGGTGATTCAGGCCTACCATAGGGACCGGGGCGATCATGGAAGAAATGTGGTCCTGATCCCTGCATCTGCACATGGCACCAATCCTGCCAGTGCAGTAATGGCTGGTCTGGATGTCAAGGTGGTGAACTGCGATAATCGCGGTAATATCGATACAGACCATTTAAAGGAGCTGGCCGAAGAAAACAAAGAGGTGCTCTCGGCTATTATGATCACTTACCCGTCCACCCATGGAGTATTTGAAGACAATATCCGCGAAATTATTGGCTTTGTGCATGATTGTGGCGGACAGGTTTATATGGACGGGGCTAATATGAATGCCCAGGTTGGCTTGACCCATCCGGCTCTTATCGGGGCGGACGTCTGTCATCTGAACCTGCACAAAACCTTTGCCATCCCTCATGGGGGAGGCGGTCCCGGAGTCGGTCCCATAGGCGTGGCCAACCACCTGGTGGAATTTCTTCCTACCCACCCACTGGTAGAAACCGGAGGGGTGAAAGGCATCAGCAGCGTAGCAGCTTCACCCTATGGAAGTGCAGGGATCCTGGCCATTTCCCATGCCTATATCAGGATGCTCGGAGCTGAAGGACTCACCGAATCGACCCGGTTGGCCATCCTAAACGCCAACTATGTGGCTCACTCCCTGAAGGATTATTACGACATTCTCTACACCGGCACATCCGGGAAAGTCGCTCACGAAATGATCCTCGATTGCAGGAAATTTAAAACACTGGCTGATATCACCGAGGCCCATATCGCAAAACGGCTGATGGATTATGGTTTCCACGCTCCCACCCTCTCCTTCCCGGTAAATGGAACGCTGATGATGGAGCCTACAGAAAGTGAATCCAAGGCTGAACTGGACCGTTTTATCCAGGCTATGATTGATATCTATAAGGATATCATGGAGATAGCAGAAGGAAAGGTAAAAGCTGAAGATAGTGTTCTCAGGAACGCTCCCCATACCGCCGCGATTCTGCTAAGCGATAATTGGAATCGCAGCTATTCCAGGGAGAAAGCCGCATTCCCTTTACCCTGGGTAAGTAAAAATAAATTCTGGCCCGCAGTAAGCCGTGTGAACGATGGCTATGGCGACCGGAACCTGGTCTGCTCCTGTGATCCCATTGATGCTTACCGGTAG
- a CDS encoding MerR family transcriptional regulator: MLAQMEDHFQLDNNKPVYTLGIASRLSDIPAHSIRQYIDMGMIIPFKLESRRHLFSPNDIGRLRLIRKLIHEKGLNFAGVRTLMAAILCWAIRRCPENEKKSCGAYKEDFQPCWEASAKSGPCRNENCRDCEVYQSLHKHSGIKSVLEELI, from the coding sequence ATGCTTGCACAAATGGAAGACCACTTCCAGTTGGATAATAACAAACCGGTATATACCCTCGGAATAGCCTCCCGGCTTTCTGACATTCCGGCCCATTCTATCAGGCAGTATATTGACATGGGGATGATCATTCCATTTAAACTAGAGTCCAGAAGGCATTTATTCTCACCCAATGATATCGGCAGATTAAGACTTATCCGGAAACTCATTCATGAGAAGGGGCTCAATTTTGCCGGCGTAAGAACTCTGATGGCAGCGATCCTTTGCTGGGCGATCAGGAGATGTCCGGAGAATGAAAAAAAGTCATGTGGGGCATATAAGGAAGATTTTCAACCTTGTTGGGAAGCTTCGGCCAAGAGCGGACCTTGCAGAAATGAGAACTGCAGGGATTGCGAAGTATATCAATCCCTGCATAAGCATTCCGGAATTAAATCTGTCCTGGAGGAGCTTATATAG
- a CDS encoding cytochrome c3 family protein, with translation MLLFVVFIGVFLIIRSILVPDTFGQYGHYRGESLEDNASEKLVFAEAEDCKACHDDILGKLQNEMHSGLSCLICHGPGRAHVEDPQLGNITKESGREFCGRCHNYHPAKSTDVIFQVDILTHHTEKTDCIECHNPHSLWEGME, from the coding sequence TTGCTACTATTCGTTGTCTTCATCGGCGTGTTTCTTATTATCCGCTCCATCTTAGTTCCTGATACATTCGGGCAGTACGGTCATTACCGGGGTGAATCATTAGAAGATAATGCATCCGAAAAGTTAGTATTTGCGGAAGCAGAAGACTGCAAGGCCTGTCATGATGATATTCTGGGAAAACTTCAGAATGAGATGCACTCCGGGCTCTCCTGCCTGATATGTCATGGCCCCGGCAGGGCTCATGTCGAGGATCCACAGTTAGGGAACATTACAAAAGAAAGCGGAAGAGAATTTTGCGGCAGGTGTCATAACTACCATCCGGCAAAATCTACCGATGTCATTTTCCAGGTGGATATCCTTACGCATCATACAGAGAAAACGGACTGCATTGAGTGTCATAATCCACATTCATTATGGGAGGGAATGGAATGA
- a CDS encoding 4Fe-4S dicluster domain-containing protein: MKASIAAAGTVILSSAARPFEMLLIASDPPPKEGPWWGIGIDIHKCIGCGLCARACKTENQVPDEPFYYRTWVEQYTILNNMEIRIESPKGGMDGFEPSVPEEEIFKTFFVPKMCNQCAKSPCTQVCPVGATYESPDGVALIDESYCIGCSYCVQACPYGCRYIHPEKKVADKCTLCYHRIKNDLAPACMEICPTKARIYGNLRDRGSELVRFLREHDYQFLKPHLNTGSKLFYNGLSAEVS, translated from the coding sequence ATGAAAGCTTCAATTGCTGCCGCAGGTACTGTGATCTTGTCCTCGGCTGCAAGACCATTTGAGATGCTTTTAATCGCATCTGATCCTCCTCCCAAAGAGGGACCATGGTGGGGAATCGGAATTGATATACATAAATGCATAGGATGCGGGCTTTGCGCCAGGGCCTGTAAAACGGAGAACCAGGTACCGGATGAACCCTTTTATTACCGGACCTGGGTAGAGCAATACACCATTTTAAACAACATGGAAATCAGAATCGAGTCGCCGAAAGGGGGAATGGATGGTTTTGAACCATCTGTACCTGAAGAAGAGATCTTCAAAACTTTTTTCGTTCCAAAAATGTGTAATCAATGTGCCAAATCTCCCTGTACCCAGGTTTGCCCAGTGGGAGCAACCTACGAGAGTCCCGATGGTGTGGCATTGATTGATGAATCCTACTGTATCGGATGCTCATATTGTGTCCAGGCTTGTCCTTACGGTTGCAGGTACATACATCCGGAAAAGAAAGTCGCAGATAAATGCACACTCTGTTATCACAGGATAAAAAACGACCTGGCTCCTGCCTGCATGGAAATATGCCCCACCAAAGCCAGAATATATGGGAATTTAAGAGACAGAGGCAGTGAGCTTGTCCGCTTTCTTCGTGAGCATGATTACCAGTTCTTAAAACCACATTTGAATACAGGCTCAAAACTATTCTATAATGGACTCAGTGCCGAGGTAAGTTAA
- the nrfD gene encoding polysulfide reductase NrfD: MLSKVEGYIYPNEIELQWGILIVLYPYLTGLVAGAFILASLERVFKIKILGPTYQLALLTALSFLIVAPFTLISHLGQPLRAYEILITPNANSAMAIFGFVYLWYLLAVLNLEIWLDYRRDFVIWSREKKGFMRIVYKVLSLGISDTSPKAVKWDERLGYMITVIGIPSAFLLHGYVGFIFGSVKANPWWSTVLMPVIFIFSAMVSGIALIMIIYMVVSYLRKVTIDMPCLDMIGKYLFYMLILDFTLESLDQVHRIYEAEESFDILHMLVNGRLFITLFGFQITLGMVIPLISLGAIQILKIKEQIRKIIYFVSGFLVLIGIFFMRWNVVIGGQLFSKGFHGFTNFKLGLVGSEGLFMAIVWIVLPFLILAFLLWLLPPWKKQEVV; this comes from the coding sequence ATGTTATCCAAAGTGGAAGGATACATCTATCCCAATGAAATAGAACTTCAATGGGGAATTCTGATCGTACTTTACCCCTATCTGACAGGTCTGGTCGCAGGGGCATTCATACTGGCCTCCCTGGAAAGGGTCTTCAAGATAAAGATACTTGGCCCCACTTATCAGCTTGCATTATTAACGGCATTGTCCTTCCTGATTGTGGCCCCGTTCACGCTGATCTCACACCTTGGACAACCGCTTAGGGCTTATGAGATCTTGATTACTCCAAATGCAAACTCGGCCATGGCCATATTTGGATTTGTCTACCTCTGGTACCTTTTAGCTGTGCTGAATCTGGAGATCTGGCTGGATTACCGCCGTGATTTTGTTATTTGGTCCAGGGAGAAGAAAGGCTTCATGCGGATTGTATATAAAGTATTGAGTCTGGGGATCAGTGACACTTCACCAAAAGCGGTAAAATGGGATGAGCGCCTGGGCTACATGATTACCGTGATCGGAATCCCTTCGGCATTCCTTCTTCATGGCTATGTAGGATTTATTTTTGGATCCGTTAAAGCCAATCCATGGTGGTCGACCGTGCTGATGCCGGTAATCTTTATTTTTTCCGCTATGGTTTCCGGAATAGCTCTCATTATGATCATCTATATGGTGGTCTCCTACCTGAGAAAAGTGACAATTGACATGCCCTGTCTGGATATGATCGGAAAATACCTTTTCTATATGCTTATCCTGGATTTTACTCTTGAATCGCTGGACCAGGTTCACAGGATCTATGAAGCAGAGGAATCCTTTGACATATTACATATGCTTGTCAATGGCCGGTTATTTATAACTCTTTTTGGCTTTCAGATCACCCTGGGGATGGTGATCCCTTTGATCAGCCTGGGTGCCATACAAATATTAAAAATCAAAGAACAGATACGTAAGATTATCTACTTCGTCTCTGGCTTTCTGGTACTTATAGGTATCTTTTTCATGCGCTGGAACGTCGTAATAGGCGGACAACTCTTCTCAAAAGGATTTCATGGATTTACCAATTTCAAACTAGGTCTGGTAGGTTCGGAGGGATTGTTCATGGCAATCGTATGGATTGTTCTCCCGTTCCTGATCCTGGCGTTTTTACTCTGGCTACTTCCTCCATGGAAAAAGCAGGAAGTAGTCTGA
- the ssb gene encoding single-stranded DNA-binding protein, which translates to MKYGVNRVTLVGNVGEVPRVSERDGEAFVANFPLATNEVWRDKEGEEVRRTEWHRIVVWNKAAEIVKLHVKKGDALYVEGKISTNSWDDKEGNKHYSTEIVCDHFLFLSPRSMGEAEG; encoded by the coding sequence ATGAAATACGGAGTAAACAGGGTGACGCTCGTAGGAAATGTGGGGGAGGTGCCCAGAGTCTCAGAACGGGATGGAGAGGCCTTTGTGGCCAATTTCCCGCTGGCCACCAATGAAGTCTGGCGCGATAAGGAAGGCGAGGAGGTTCGCCGTACTGAGTGGCACCGGATCGTGGTCTGGAACAAAGCTGCTGAAATTGTGAAGCTTCATGTGAAAAAAGGGGATGCCCTTTATGTAGAAGGAAAGATATCCACCAATTCATGGGATGATAAGGAGGGGAATAAGCACTACAGCACAGAGATTGTCTGTGATCACTTCCTCTTCCTTTCTCCCAGAAGCATGGGGGAGGCTGAAGGGTAA
- a CDS encoding cold-shock protein, with the protein MSNGTVKFFNNVKGFGFINPDEGGKDVFVHQSGLIDEITEGDKVSYEVEDGPKGLSAKNVKLV; encoded by the coding sequence ATGAGTAACGGAACAGTAAAATTCTTCAACAATGTAAAAGGTTTTGGTTTTATCAACCCTGATGAAGGAGGTAAAGACGTTTTTGTTCATCAAAGCGGATTGATCGACGAAATCACTGAAGGCGATAAAGTTAGCTACGAAGTAGAAGATGGTCCTAAAGGACTTAGCGCAAAAAACGTCAAATTAGTATAA
- a CDS encoding RNA polymerase sigma factor: MRSRNSKNRQDREDLQQEITLQLWKSFPSFKGKSAFSTWMYRVALNTAINQTRRPGLFIDASSSPEIPCDPSDSYRLSEEIQILYRAISGLKKVEKAIILMWLEEKSYEEIAEAIGITVKNVSVRLVRIRTKLAEIISKLQ, from the coding sequence ATGCGCTCGCGTAATTCAAAGAACAGGCAGGACCGGGAAGATCTTCAACAGGAGATCACTTTGCAACTATGGAAATCCTTTCCCTCTTTCAAGGGAAAATCTGCATTTTCTACATGGATGTACCGGGTGGCACTAAATACGGCCATCAACCAGACCAGGCGGCCCGGATTGTTCATTGACGCATCCTCTTCCCCGGAAATCCCCTGCGACCCTTCCGACTCCTATAGACTATCCGAAGAGATACAAATTCTATATCGGGCCATCTCTGGTTTAAAAAAGGTGGAAAAGGCCATTATTCTTATGTGGCTGGAAGAAAAGAGTTACGAAGAGATTGCAGAGGCTATCGGAATTACTGTAAAGAATGTGAGCGTCAGACTCGTCCGGATAAGGACAAAACTGGCCGAAATTATCTCAAAACTTCAATAA